The Christiangramia forsetii KT0803 DNA segment GGTTAAGTGTGGAGTTATTCATCGGGTTTAGGTAAGACTGAACTGTGCTAGGTTTAATCCCTGTAAAGCTGCTTACAGCATGTGCTAAAGCATTTGTGGAAGTATTGAAGGGTTCTAAGCTTTTAAGAAAATCAATTACTCCAAGTTCTTCTAAGTAAACAATCTTCTCGCTCATATTGGAAGTGTTTAGCTCAATTTGTGGAATATCGTCTTCAAGTAGAATATGCATATCATTTTCAAAGAATTCTTTTTCAAGAAAGTCGATGATTCGATTTAAGTAATCTTCATAAAAAACATAGCTATCCCTTGATACCACTTTCCAGCAAATAGTATAAGAGCTTAAGCCTCTTTCTAAGAAATAAAAATCAAAATTACCGTAATTACAGATGACTTGTAGGTTTTGTTCTTGGAAAGCCTCTCTAAGCTGTTTTAGTCTCGTGATATAATGTTCAAACTCTGTTTTGATGAAGACTTTCTTGTTATCAGCGGGATAGGTCTTTTTCAGAATTTTGTAATGTTCTTCAATGCATAGTTTGAGATTCGATAAATCAAAATACTGTAAATAATAAACATGATTCATCAAAATGTGTTCTTGGAATGAATGCAAATTTCCTTGCTTAATATCATTCTCAGCTTTTTCATGATTCTTGTTTATTGCATCAATAACATCGGTGTGATATAGGCCTTTAGTTCTAGAAGGGTTTAGCTCAGAGAAGATATTTAATTCGGCTGGTATGAAAGACATTGACTTTTTTCTTTCTGCAAGGATAAGAAACTATTGATTGACAGCCTTGTTTCTTACCACTTTTAGATTAGCCTGTTTGTTAACTTGACTCTCTCTTTGTTTTTCGAATACACTTGCAATGGAATTAATGTAATCCGATGAGGTTTTACCTACATACTTAAGGTAGGTTTTCTCTGAACTATGGCCTGTTATACTCATCATAAAAGGTAGTGGCATTTGATCATGGTAATTCGTAGCAAAAGACCTTCTACAAACATGAGAGGCGATAGTTTCCCATTTTTCATAATGATCATAAACAAGTCTCTTTACTTTCTTTTTTGAGGTTTTAGATACCAAAACCATTTTAGGTACACCAGTGTAGATGATATCGTTAAATTCTGCAATTCTGCATACTTCTTTTACATGTTCATTAAATTTCTGAGGAGTTATAGCTCTTGGGAAGCCTTCTTTTAATATTTCCTTGGCATCATAGTTCAGAGGAACTAAAACATGCTTTTCGCCTTTTGTCTGAATTAATTCGATTACCATTCTGCCTTGTACTGTGCGAACGTTTCCTTCAGTTAGCTGAAGAAGATCTCCACCTCGTTGTCCTATGTTGCACCCCAGAATCAGCCACCTTCTAGCATTATCAAGTGCCTCAGAGTTCAGGTCAACTTTTTTCAGGACTTCTAATTCATCAAAACTGAGGTAGACTATTTCCTCTTTTTTAACCTTCCCTGCTTTAATCTTTTTTAATTGCGGGCTTATTTTAACACCGTTTGTTTCAGCATCATAACAGATAGACTTAATGTTGTCAATCATTTTTAGGGTATATGATAAAGCATACTTTTGATCGTTATGCATCCATGTTTTAAATTTCTTGGCAAAGGCTAAATTAACCTCGACTACTTTATACTTCTTTCTACCGCTAAATTCTTCAATTATTGTTTTACAGCGTTTAAGCCCCTGAATTCTACTTCTAGATAAACCTTTTCCTCCTTTATTATTGTCTCTAAGGTTTGCTCCATTCAAATATGAATCAATAGCATCTACCAAGTAGTCCGAATTTGATTCATTACTGACCACCCTTTTAAAATGAAGGTCGATATTAAAGGAAAGCCAATCTCCGTTTATTTCAATTCCGCTGGAATTATCTTCGTTTAATTTGTTTAGTAGTTTAGATTCGAGGCTCTTCAAGTCAGATTTAAGTTCTCTGCCGTCAGAGGATTTTGTTTTAGGAAAACCAGTAGCCTTGCTCCAAAGACTTGGATTAATGTAGAGTCCAGTTTTTCTTTTATAGACTTTTCCTCTTCCCAAGGAGAGGCGAGCATAAACAGGTGCATTGGATGATTTACTTTGAAGTAGAAACTTAATTGAGGCCATTCTGTTCTGTTTTG contains these protein-coding regions:
- a CDS encoding tyrosine-type recombinase/integrase encodes the protein MASIKFLLQSKSSNAPVYARLSLGRGKVYKRKTGLYINPSLWSKATGFPKTKSSDGRELKSDLKSLESKLLNKLNEDNSSGIEINGDWLSFNIDLHFKRVVSNESNSDYLVDAIDSYLNGANLRDNNKGGKGLSRSRIQGLKRCKTIIEEFSGRKKYKVVEVNLAFAKKFKTWMHNDQKYALSYTLKMIDNIKSICYDAETNGVKISPQLKKIKAGKVKKEEIVYLSFDELEVLKKVDLNSEALDNARRWLILGCNIGQRGGDLLQLTEGNVRTVQGRMVIELIQTKGEKHVLVPLNYDAKEILKEGFPRAITPQKFNEHVKEVCRIAEFNDIIYTGVPKMVLVSKTSKKKVKRLVYDHYEKWETIASHVCRRSFATNYHDQMPLPFMMSITGHSSEKTYLKYVGKTSSDYINSIASVFEKQRESQVNKQANLKVVRNKAVNQ